The genomic stretch CTACTTGTAAACTCAATTCTCAACAATTTACATCACAAAATATCATTCTACCATCCTCTATCAATTTCAACAAACCTCATCATTCATCAACAATCCTCAAAATCATCATTATCCAAATCCCACATCATACATCAATGTTATCATTCACCATAATCACCAAAATTATCTAATTCATCATACATCACAATTATCAACAATCAACTTCAATCCTATCCTATGgtccactagcctaagtgtccagaaatattacatattacatagagaaaatgaaaccataccttggccgattcccaatATGTGCAAAATACCAAAATTGAGTCCAAACCAAGCTTTCAACCAAATCAAATCACCAATCTCACCTTCAAAGCTCCAAATCAACTCCAACAATTGCAAGAATTCAACTAAAACCATATCAATTATCACAAATCAACATAGAGTTACCAAAATCACAATTTCACAAAGTAAACAGTTTCCTTACCTTTCACGATGGTGTTTGGCGCACAAACCACCAATAGCCCAACCTTAAATACCACCTAATcaatcaaaacacaaaaattcactcaaaattaaaacctaaattttcgaatttcttaTGGCAGAGAAGAGGAGAGAAAATTTTGAGATCTTACCTACATAAATTAGATGGAACTAACGGGCTCAGCGAGAGTTTCGTGTAGCCGCTGACGGAACGCGAATTGGAGTACCATAGCTCGAGATATGGCCACCAGAAGAGAGGAGTGAATAGTAACTTCTCCCTTTCTCCTCTCAACTCGTGCAGCTGCCCAAACCCTTATGTGTGGGTGTTTATGGCTGAAAGGGTCCATTAATAAGtgttatatatgttgggcttgggcctaACTTGGCTTTGATCCAACCCGTTAGCATTTTTGGCCCATTTGCCCCAACTTTGGGTCAAACCTTTTAAATTAGGTAAGTTGAGGATGAAGggtttcctctcttattgcgaAAGACAAGTTTAAGGTTGAGGATTCTCTCTCTTGTTGCATCAGGGATTGGATAGAAGGTTAAGGATTCCCTTCGATTCAATTTTCAACTGTGGTAAGGACGATGGTTTCGATATTGATTGTGATTATGATTGAAAAGTGTAGCGAAaactatatcccaagagtgtgtCAGACACCATATCTCAAGAGTGTGgcgggcactatatccctgATAGCACATTTCTCTCTAGTTGCAAGGTGGAAATGCACACTCTTTCGTATGTGAAAAGATATACTCCTTCATAATTTCTCCAAGATAAGGGGAAAAGACACCCTCCTTTGTTTATATTCCTTCTGAAGATGCACAACCGAGAGGTCATGTCCGAGTTAGCTACCGAATGTGTCGGGTCTAGCAGTTTAACTGACAAGTGAGCTCACAGCCAATAGGACAAGCCTATATTATGTGcatttatttgatattatttGAGTGTGCATAACTATTTTGGTTTGTCTAACTGACTTTCTGTTAACTGTTAAATGTACtatttgttgtaatttctctttagTTGTATTTGTTTTGTACTTCTTATTGTTTGTGTACAATTTCACAATTCAGACTTGAGACTTGGAATTAATGGTGATTATGACTATGTGAATGAATGAGATCGTTGGTAGTTCAGAGCATgttaaaattagcaattaacTCTGTATAGATTTTTTTGTGATTGAAATTACCGAACTGAATACTGAACCGAGTAACTGGATATTGGGAGTAAAGATGAGAATATATTGGAAATGATTGAGGTTAGAGGTAATTGATAACGTTGAGACTTTAGCAAATTGACCCAGTTGGGATTAGTTAAAATCCTGGACTTGAACTTCTGTGAAGTTGGAGAATTACGATTGCCTAGTGGGTTCATATCTCTTTATATAGTCTTTATTTGCAACTATTACCCTACTGGAAACCTTCGCATTCTCACCCATCGtagtttttctatttttcaaattcaaGGCGTGATGCACCACGATGAGTGTGTGGAATTCTGTTTGGGGAAATGAAGGAGATTCTTTTGaagttcatttttatttatttagagttTTCTCCACTTTTGAAATCTTTTTTGTATATTCATATTAGAAGTTTTTATTTGGAGAAACATGAATATTCTGGTGTAATATTCTAGCCGGCTTTTTCTTTGCTGGTCGAgactaataattattaaatatcttATTTCAGAACTTATgtacctatatatatatatatatatatatatatatatatatataaacatgtTTTGCTTCTCTATACGATGTTCACTTGCGTTAACATGATTCCAATGTGATTAATGGCTGTcaattgtttaaaaatttttttcacatGCTCCtagttatattattattcttcaaatattatatatgtatctTCCTTTTAGGTATCATAATGTCTCGCCACATTTAATTTACGATTTAATCATAAAGTtgtgtgtggtagggtgttacagaaaGTTTGAAGAGTGAAGACAACATGCTTTTCTATGGTTGCTCTTATCTGAAGTTTTGTAATAGGATTTTTTATCATTGTAAAATAGTGAAATAAGTATATGTATGATTAAGTTTAATGTAAATTCTAATTCTTAGAACTCAAATAATATATGCAATCACATTCAGGGACGGATCCAAGGAGAGACAAGCATAGGCTTTGCCCCCGTCTTTTTTtgaacaaaaattaataattttaagcATATAAAGttattatatactatataattttattttttattcaaaaatagaGTAAGTAATTGtcttatataaataattaaattattaaactcaAAAACAAGTAATAATccttaaattgaaaaaaatattattgtcaATCACTTTTggattaaataaatttttaaatcttttaaaatttaaacttttgtttttaaatattttttctcttaatttttacacctattatcatataaaaatactttaatatttataataactaAAACAATGTTTATATATTATAGtacatacataaaaataaattattttaaaattgtctaCTTTTCCCATGATATAAAAATTGTAACATATTAAGTAAATTCAtttaaatgattatatttttatattttatacacaaatatattttaattacgtataacaaaattattagaacaacttatttatattattttatagtattttttattatatgaaacataaaaatataatttattgtcATAATAATACACTATAAGAGAACCGGCGCTTAGCAGCGACAAATTGCCTGCGTCTCGCCAGACCACCACAAAGTGATGGAGAAGTAACGGTTCTTGTAGCGGATTTTGTGTCCGTCAAAGACCGGTCAGCATAGCTGCGGTTTTGTGCCTCAACCACTCCAAATTACATAAAGCTCAAATTGACATATAGAACCAAAATTGGAGGAAGTCAGATCCAATTTCCCTCGTTTATGCGCGAACCCAAAAGGGGGAAAAGACGCCAATCACCAGGTTTAAGACTCACTCCCATGGTATACATGCCGTCCATCAGCTACAACCGCTATATCGTTCCAGGTCACAGATCTTCTCAAGCTGCCTCATATCTCCCGCGCACGAAAGGAAGGTGGAGAGGCACGTCCGTTGTTCGTCCCTCCGCCATGCACGTCTCGGTGTCGTCGCGTGGCTTCCCAGCCTCCCCGGTATCGTCATCCTCAACCTTTCCCTGTACCCTGTTGTGCGCCGCTCGAACGCACCCTCTCCTCGCTTCTAGGTTTGCTTTCTCCCATTTTCTTGCTCTTTCAATTTCATCTTGTGTCCTATATCTTTGTTTGAACTGAATAATTTTGATTGTTAATCGAATCTATGTGCACCAAATTCATTTACCCATCAGTTCCCAATTTAGTTCCTAATCTGGTTCGAACCCTAGTCTCAATTTAATTGTTCCCAATCCCTTGCTGAAAATATAAGAGTGATAACGGCTGCACTGTGTTGTTTGGATGTTAGGGTAGCTGTATAGtttaaattgataattaaaaccACCCAAAGCTATGTGATTAGTACCAATTATCTAAGAGTACTCGCAGGTTTTCCATCTGTGGTAGGTCAATAGAGCAAGAAACCAAGTGAAAAACTTTTACTAAGAAAGATACAAGAAAAAACAAAACAGAATTAGAGTTATAAAAACAGAGTTCTgtgttctctttttttttcctgcTGATTGTGTTTTTAGTCACATGAAACTGTTAGATATAATCATGATTGGATTGACAGAATTGTTAAAATGCACCATATTTGCAATGAGCTATATCTAAATGTAGTCTAATATCTAAGATCATGTGTGCTCTTTGTTAGCATTTGTAGCAAAATTCCACCATGGCTAAGTTTATGTATGTAAGTGTGTTTTCCTTTGTAAGCAGTGTGACTTTGAATTGTGTCCACATAACTATAATTCTGGCTGTGAATTGAGTATATTTTTCTgcaatttttatcttaaaatataACATGTTTAATTATACTAAGACAAATATTAATTTTCATAGAGAAACTAAAAGTAAATCTGGTTTTACATACACTTATATAGAATAATAAAGATCAGAAAACAGATTACACAACTAAAACTAGATCAATAATCTCCttagaaaaatctaaaaaatatgcCATGCATAGATAgacaaattgaaaaaaaaatgaaattgcaCGAACCTACAAAATCCCGCTTCTCTTGTAGTGCAAGCATAAATATGTAATTGTGAATGTTTTTTAAATTCATGAAGATTAAACCAAGAGTTGCATTGAAAAAAAGAAGCAAGGTTCTCAAAAAATCGGTTGGTTAACATTATATACACCTCCTATAGAAACGTCAGTCCACCTAATAATACATGCAAAATTCTGGTTTAAGCCAAAGCTAATTTAATTATAAGCCACAAAAAATGATTGCAAATAGAATCCAAATAGGACGGTTGTTGCTAAAAATCTGTTTAATTACCCCTTATAGTactttaattttgataaattttgatttatgcTCAAGAAGCAAgtaaactaattaattaagtgggatTATTATTAAGATTGGCCACCCAATAAAACAACATCAACCACAGTGCTAATTATTATGTAGTGCTAATTTTATTTAGAGAAAAGGATAAACTGATTTTTGACTTTTTAATTTGtggatatttaaatttttgaaaatttaaaaatatatttaagtctCTAACCTCTTTAAAATTTGGATATATTGATCTTTGATTCTAATTTTTCCCAATTTTGGTTTAAACCCTTGCCCCAATTTAATTTGTTTGGTATCAAGTGATTAAGACAATCTTGACTATCATGTTTTATTTAGAtgtactttttagtttttatttttccttcttcaaGAAGGACAGATTTCCTAAATATACTTTGAGGACcacatcttttctttttccaagTCTCTTTTTCCTAAAACAGAGTTTTgtgttctctttttttttcttgttgattGTGTTTTCAGTACATGAAACTGTTAGGTACAACCATGATTGGGTTGATTTAATTgttaaaatgcataagatttGCAATGAACTATATCTATAAAGCATGGCTTTCCTACCTCTCAACATGTCCGAGAAAGAAAGTCATATATAATGAACATGATCTTTACAAATGCTAGGCATCTAATAACATAAAACTTGCTTGTTAAAATACTTTTCATTTAAGGTGTGAGCATTACGCTCTGTTCTccaacaaaaaaattcaaatggTGGCGTATGCTGTAGTGCCACAAAAACTTTCCCTCATTCCTGATTCCAAACCCAACAAACATAGCCAATAAGAACTGATTTATTTGTTGCACAGCATGCACAACATTCATCAAATATATTAATCAAATTGTTCCATAAAAGCACAGCCACAAGATAATGCAAAAACAtgtgaatttgattttgaaattgtCCCACACAGTACAATATGGGAGGATTAACACAAAGCATAgagagaataaaaatattaaaaacagcTGACGGTCAGATACAAAATTTGAAGGGGGCATATATCTCTACAAAGTTTGTAACTTTATTTTAGAAATATATGATCCTAATTGTATTTCGACACTTAGAATTAAGAAATTACTTGATGAAATAAAACCAAGccaattttgatttttgatttgtTACATTATTCTTTTTTGTTATAAGATTACTAAATCAACAACATTTTACACAGCATTGAATTTCTCAGCTTGTCATAGTAGACATACCAAGAGCATTTATCATTTAAGAGAGCTTCAAACAAAATTGCATATTGCATAACATTAAAAACATGGTAAATATGTGATCACCTATTAAACTTCTTGTTCCCATTTGTAGAAAAATTCTAACATGGCTTAGTTTATGTATGTAAATGTGTTTTCCTTTTAAGCAGTGTGACTTTGAATTGTGTTACAATTACTATAATTCTGGCCGTGAattaagtatatttttttacaatttttagcttaaaatataaaatttttagttatactaagacaaaaattaattttcatagataaaattaaaagtaaatatGCTTTTACATACACTGATATAGAATAATAAATCACATAAAACATAATAAACAAAACTAAAACTAGACCAACAATCTCCTTAGACAAGAAGTAAAAAATATGGCATGCAAGGATAGACAAATTTCACCTCTCTTTTCTCCTTTGCaactaaatattatttaatctaGCTCATTCTCTAAGTTGTAAATTATACCGAAGATAATCATGATGATTCAGAGTGTTTGAAACTTTTCCACATATTAATAGCTTTATTCTATATGTACTTGTTTTTAAGAAGTATTCCATTCATGTTTTTTTGAACCTTTTCAATTATATTCCAAAAATGTCTTATTAAATTGACTTGAGCTACtactgcttttttttttgtcttacaAGGGATTTGAACTTTAAAATgacatatatttaaaataatttctttttaaaaaatggcAGGGATATATAAATGCATATAACATCTCCAATATATTCCCTTTAGTAagagtttttaaatttttttttgttgaacttgcgtGAAATTTTTATACTCTTATTTTAGGTGTTTCCAAGCATAAAATTATCCTCCATATTATCTAATTTATCCttttcatacacttattcatagtTCTATATTGTATGCGTCGAGATCTCATACACTATATTGTAATATTATAATCTTTCCAGTATATATGTTAATAAAAAGGTCCATAAACTATTCCAAACCAAATTACAACATAAGACCAAAATGCCTTTTTCTTCTACATAGAAAATGCAGTTTCACAGTCCTCTAGTATTTATTTGCTTTCATCTATATAAGGCCATAATGCCCATTActtaattattttcttatatCTAACTTAcattcctctttttctttttttttttaaggaaggtttttattttccatttcaATTATGGCATTGGACCCAgagtttctttcttttaataattttttttgaaagtgCAGAATTTTCCAGAATGAGTAAGCAACTTTCTCGAGTAATATTGTCGGTGTGTATTATCTTGGATGCCTGTAACTGtgttttctgttttttattttaagagttATTCTCCCAGTTTATTTCAAATACTATGATCATATCATATTATACACTCCCTTGTTacatttatgatttattattttgttctCTTTCTGGTAGTCTGACTATATTAGTTGAATTTTCGTTGTTCTATTATATCATTGAATTAGACATTGATAAGAGTTGGATTTCAAAGCCACGAGATAGTCCAGATTATAGAAATGGCTTGAACAGATTCTTAGATTTTGTATTTGCCAATGCATCATCCGATGGGATGATAGATTGTCCGTGTCCGAAGTGCGGGTTCCGCATTTTTTCAAACTAGAGAGGATGCGTACGATCATTGGCTGATAAAACCCTTTCCCTTTACTTATACATTTTGGCTACATCATGGTAAGAGATGTGTGGTAGAAAGCTCTAGTGAAGGACAAGAAGCAGAACCCGATGGAAACCTTAAAGACCCAATGCTTGACATAGTTCAAGAGGCATTTAACTTTCCAGGACTTCATGGCAATGAAGATGATTCAGTGAATGAACATGCTGGCATGGATCTGGAGGAATTGCTGTTGGACCGAAATGAAAGTAGTTGCGAGGCCCGCAACTTGCAGGAGCTGCTCGAAGATGGAGCACATGAGCTATACCCAAGATGTTCAAAGTTCTCTAAGCTGTCTTTTTTGGTAAGGATGTATCATGTGCAGAGTGAGCGACAAGGCCTTCGGAATGATATTGGAGTTGTTGTCGGATGCCTTTGAGCACGCAAGGATTCTGAGTACTATGCACAATGCCAACACGATCATAAGAAAGCTTGGTATCGCGTACAAGAAGATAGATCCATGTCCAAATGACTGCATGCTATCTAGGGCAGCGACCAAGAGCTGTCTAAATACAAGCGATGTGGAACCTCGAGATGGAAGAAAAAGACTAATAAGAACTCCAGAGTGAGGATTAACAGGGTTGTTAAGAAGAACGGAAAACCGCAAGTTACGAAGACTCTTCGCTACTTCCCCCTTATTCTACGATTGCAACGGTTATACATGTCTAGTAAGAAAGCCGCTGACATGTTGTGGCATAAGAGTGGTTATAGATTTGATGGTATTTATCGGCATCCACGGGACGGCGAGGCATAGAAGGCATTTGACAAAACGTATTCTGACTTCTCCGATGATCCACGCGGTGTTCGCCTAGCCTTGGCCAGCGATGGCTTTAATCCTTATGGAAACATGAGCTCTAAGTACTCAATTTGGCCTGTGGTTCTTATTCCGTACAACCTGCCCCCTTGGAATTGCATAAAATCCACCTCTTTTATCCTCTCCATGATTATTCTTGGGCCTAAAATACCTGAAAATGATATAGATGTCTACTTACAGCCATTGATCGATGAGTTGAAGCAGTTGTGGGTTGGTGTTGAAGCGTATGATGCTTACGAGAAAAAAACCTTTAAAAGGTATGCTACTTTAATGTGGACAATCAGTGATTTTCCAGGCTTGGACAACTTATCTGGGTGGAACACGTACGGTGGGAGAGCTTGTCCTGTGTGCAATTTGGATGCTGAGACTAACCGGCTCACACACAGTCAGAAATGGTGTTTCATGGGTCATCGTCACTTTCTGAATCATGATCACAGATATAGAAAGAACCAGGATAGATTTGATGGAAAGATAGAGGATAGAGGTCCACCTGTCAAACTCTCTGGTGGAGACATTGCAAGACAACTACAGGATGTGTAtgtccaccttggcaaggtgaAATCATTTGCTGGGAAAAGGACACGCGGACAGCAAACCGCCGTACAAGACGAGTCCCCTTGGAAAAAGAGGAGTATATTCTTTGAGCTCCCATACTGGGAAAACAAGGGATTACGTCACAATCTTGATGTGATGCACATAGAGAAGAATGTGTACGACAACATAATTTTCACTATACCGAATGAGAAAGGTAAATCTAAAGACCACCTTAAGGCAACAAAAGACCTCCAACTGATGGGAATCAAGCATGATCTATGGCCACGAGAAGATGGAAAGTACCCATCCGCCATCTTCACTATGACCAATCCACAGAAGCAGGGACGGACTCAAGGGGGGCAAGTAGTGGCCTTGCCCCCCTCCCCCCAACAAATTTAAAAACTCATATACTATTATAATAGATGTATTATATAgagtaaaatttaataatatagtGATAGTAAAAAGAGTTACTATTCTTTATGTATTAGGATTTAAAtttctctatatatatttatattatttgtattttttatttaatttagagttttttttTACATCTctttttttaagattaattttaacatttataatcatataaaaatattttaatattatttataataatattattttttctaattttatttagttgtttcttttttattattttttaattaatttttactcctattattatataaaaatactttaatatattttaaattgacATAACAAAATTGTTAGTGCAATGAacttatattattttatgtcatattttttaatgatataaaacataaaaatataaccTACTGTCACATAAATACTtaataaagtaaattaattaacaaaatatttaaaaatagataatttcatattttattagatgtaaaatcataaaaaaattatgaaaaaattataaaaattgacataattcttttatttgacaagtatttattaattttttaattaaaaaactaattataattatatctattatcaaatatataacattatatttaattatacaagattttaatttttggcCCTTCCACTCTTAGATTCCTGGATCCGTCCCTGCACAGAAAGATGTCTTTTTAGGGACTATCAAGAATGTGGTCTTTCCAGATGGGTACTCTAGCAACAT from Arachis stenosperma cultivar V10309 chromosome 9, arast.V10309.gnm1.PFL2, whole genome shotgun sequence encodes the following:
- the LOC130948450 gene encoding uncharacterized protein LOC130948450 isoform X1; amino-acid sequence: MREPKRGKRRQSPGLRLTPMVYMPSISYNRYIVPGHRSSQAASYLPRTKGRWRGTSVVRPSAMHVSVSSRGFPASPVSSSSTFPCTLLCAARTHPLLASRHAMRILFLLTLILRLGRNSSLLKESLYDFGTVYLERMFKRLQKKQGR